Part of the Mya arenaria isolate MELC-2E11 chromosome 8, ASM2691426v1 genome, TGAAAAACTTGAAGATGCTGAAGATAACTTTGATCAAGACTCTGAAAAtgaagaagaagaggaagatGAAATACAAGAAGAAGATGATGCAGATACTGATTCTTATGATGCTGAGAGTACAGATAAACTAGATCATATTGAACCTGAGACTGAAAATGCTGATGAGCAAGACAGGATTGgtaatgaaattgtaaatcaaGAAGAGATTGTAAATCAAGAAGAGATTGTTAATCAAGAAGAAATAAGGGCTAAAGAAAAGGAAAAAGATCACTTGGCACTGATTGAAGTCCATGTTTGTTTGGTGTGTGATAGgaaatttgcaaataaatatatggTGGCGAAGCACTTACTGTCAAGTTACCATAGAAATAGGTCACTTGCTGAACCTAAAGCCCATTTTGAAATGCtggaaaaatacaataaatgtattgtcAGATTCAATCCATATCAGTGTGCAATTTGTAGATATTATTTCAACTGCTATGAAGATTTTCAAGAACATTGTAAAAGTGATGAACATGTGAGTAAGTGTGAAGAGCTTACTGGTGAAATTGTATGTACTCTCTGTGGTATTAAAACTCATACTCATGCCATTATGGAATCTCATATGCAGTCAGCGGATCATTTAGATGCTGTACGAAGGAAGAACAAGATTTTGATATTGAAGGAGCAACATTACAAGTCAAAATGTAAATACTGTGGTTTAGAAATCAGGTCATTTGAAAGACTTTCCAGGCATATTCAACTCAAACATGCTGATAAAAAACCTGTTGTTGGAGTGATCAAGACCAGATGGGGTGTGCGGAACAGGCCATGGTGCCAGTATTGTGAACGGCGATTTTCGTGCCCGAGTGCTTTGAATAGGCATATGAAGTGTACACATGCGAATGGGCCTAAACTCTACAGTTGCAAGAGATGCTCCAAGTCATATCATGACAAATACAGTCTGTCAAGGCATTTCAAATCTGAAGAGCATAAAAGTTACTTGAAACACAAGAGATTGAAAAGACATAGATGTGATCTTTGTGatgaacattttgataatgCGCGAGATTTTCATTTGCACGAAATAGCAAGTTTGAAACATTATAAGAACAAAGAGTGTATTGAACAGTTGGCTGCTAAAGTCAAGATTGAAGCAAGTAAAGTTAAGAATGAAAACAAGCTAGTTTCAGCTGAGAAATCACTTGGAGAGAATACTGTTATTTGTAACAAGGAGACTGGAAATGTTGTTAAACAAGTAAGCGGTGAAAGTGAGAGTTTAGAAGAAGCAACGGATAAACAAAGTAGTGAACTGAACAAGGAGATATCAACACAGATAGATGACAAAACTGATGAAGAATATTTTGATGAAGAGGCGTATGTGCGTGAAAGAGAAACACAGACAAACAGAAAGCCAAAGCAGAAGAAGGCCGGTAAATCTGAGAAAATCTTCAAGTGTGATCACTGTGACTTCACTGTCCCTGCGTATAATGACTTAAGACCACATTACATGGAAAAACACTCGAGTGAAATCCAACTGTGCGAGCCTTGTGATATTATTTTCCTGAGTGAAAAAGCTTTTAGGGTGCATTGCAGTAGCagaagccataaaacatcactgGGCTCAAGCTCGTTTGGAACAGGGTCAAAGTTTTATGAGTGTGACATTTGTAAGAAGAGTTTTCCAGATGAAAACTACCGCGACTTTcataatgcatttatgcatTTTCACCCAACTAGTGAAGTGGCTTTGGAAAAAATAACTGGAAAAAACACGGTCACATATGAGAAGTTTAAAGAGTTTATAGACCATATGGATGCTACTATACATGATATGAGGGAAAAGATCTCTTGCCCAGACTGTGGAGCATGTGTTCAAAAGGTAGGAATGATCGCTCATCTACGGAAACATACTGGAGAAATGCCGTTTAAGTGTAAGCTTTGTACAGGAAAATCCTTCTTCTCTTCTAGCTCTCTGCGAAGACATTTGCTTCAGCACTTCAACCTGACGTCCAACCATTGCCAAATATGCGGGAAGGAATATAGGAAAATCAGCagttttaagtttcatttagCTCTGCACAATGCCACAGACAGGGGTGAAAAACATGTCTGTGATGTTTGTGGAATGACTTTTCCTTTGCAGAAACAGCTGACGAGGCATAAAGTCAGACACTCAGAGAAGTCATTCAAGTGTGACTACCCTGGATGTCattacaagttttattttcaaggGGAGCTCAATTCTCATAAGCGGGTTCACTATCAGGAGAAGACTTTCTTGTGTGATCTTTGCGCATTTAGTGCTTCTACCAGGCAGCTGCTTGCTAGGCACAAGAAAACGCACACAGGGGAGAGAAAGTTCCATTGCGAGTATTGTACGTACAAGGCAGGAAATCAAACACATCTGAAGCGGCACATGAGAATCCACATCGGGGCTAAGCCTTTCCAGTGCCCTTACTGTAACTATGCCTGCAATACACATGAGAACATCAGGAAACATATTATAGAAACCAAGAAACATGAGGGAAAAAAAGTATATCCATGTAAGTTCTGTGATTTTGCGACAAATGTCGCAAACGATTTTCATAAGCATATTGTTACGAATCATGAAAAGGATGTTGGCGGAAACTTCAGTCATAACTCGTTGGCGAAATTTGCAGGACTTTACAAGAAAGAGCTTGATCCAAACCAACCTGAAGAGGGAACACAGATTATTCAGAGTACAGAAAGAAAGGCCACTCGAAGGACAAGGCAAAACTCGGACGATGACTCAGACAATGAAGTTAAAGTGGTAAAGGCCAAAACTGATGAAGATTGGAACCCTGTTAAGAAAAAGAGAAAGTCAAAGAAAAGGAAAATTGAACATACTTTCAAGCCCGAAACAAGTATGATCAAACAAGGTTTATCGTCTCCAATAGAAGCTGAATATGCGTATGAGGTAGAGTTGTCTACGTCTAGCATGCCCCAGCCTTCTAATCGTGCTTATACTATCCCTAATTATCAGCCAGTGCGCGTCCTAAGCAGAGATGGGCTCGTGCATAACCAAGATGGGAAACAAGTGCAGTTGACGTATTCAGGTAAAGGTGAAGGACCGCAATACAGAAGAGACAGTAAAGGCATGGTGTCCTTGCTTCCAGTTCACTTGACATCACATTATAGGGCTCTTAACCAGTAAACCAGCAAGCTCAATGATGAAATTGTctgtttggttttgttttaaagtgtgaTTACTGTAGTGTGATGGCATATAGGCATGTTATAATGAAAGTGATCTTTCCCCacctttttttgtttgaatgatCCTTCAGTAATTTAATTCGTGTTCTAATAGGCATCATATTCGGTTAAATgtgcaataaacattttgattttaatgctaTCACTTGGACAAATAGATCATGATACCTTATGTCAAGATGctgtgtacatgtacttcatttTTAATGTGTTCTTAAATGGTATGtcattattgttttcacttaatatgttcaatgatataaatatattcaaccTTATGAACTTGTAACATgatcaaacaaatgcaataTTAGTAGCTTACGAAGATGCAAATCTAATTTCATGATATTAAACTTTTAGGTAAAGTTGATTTTTGTTGCAACGTTGTTAACAACATAGTTGTTGATATCTTTTGGTGAAATATGTTATTGTGTATTGTATTGATAtgcagtcgaaacccgttggttcgaattcgcttggctcgaattcctcgttggctcgtaCTAGATGTAAATGACCGATTTATTTATACTACAGGTAAACACTCCCGGTTGGCTAAAAAAaattcgaggctcgaggtatttttgccgatCCCTAGGACCTTcggggttcaactgtatttaaattgaaaaaagcaCAGCTGAAACAATTCTTTAAGTATTAATAAGAAATATTGCAGATAACAAGTGTGTGCATGAAACTCACAGAGttataaagatttaaaagtaaacaacgatTCTGtttacaacattgttaacttgaaaaaagttctgaacaacGATGAATTGGCCCATTGTTTTAGGATTTATAGTCTTCTTTTTTACATGCAGATATACATTTAGACTTTTTTCACTATGCCATTAATATACGTATACATTTATTAGTGTTCAAGGacattttatgttatgtgtattgtCAATGCATACTGCTTTATTTTATGTCCTTAAAATAATTggctatgtttttattttattgatctCACTATAGGTAATAGAGAATACTCTTAAAGAACTAGATTTCCTATTTATACTCCATACATTCTCTAAGCTGCACTTTCAGAGATATACCggtaccatttttacaacttttttattttttgtcttggaatgagcaattttttgtgTAATTATCTGACcaacgataaaagattgctgacaaaagatcagattgcagattttcatatttcgtttgaaaattaatgttatatggcttaaaccattactaacggtttaagaaaaatgcataaaacatcgtttttttacttaaatataaaaatctgccatttaatttttgtcagcattttaatataactggtttccatggattttcgcaaaaaatataaaaaagttgtcaatacgttcaatctgtgagagtgcagctttaaagtcaaAATCTTAATGCTATAGTACAGTTTTGGGcaggttttaaaaagggtaTGGTGCTTAAGAAGCGgtacagggtgctgcagaagcggtacagggtgctgagggacaAAAGGGGCACATTGTATTGGGCTGTGAagaatttataataaaaattgacaaaaaaggttagaaatgtgttaaaatgtagtagtttaaggtttcaactgccaaatatatTCAGTcaattatgtttaacattttcatataatgagctttaaaacaaaaaggttTATCCACCGCCTTCAATTCTAAGAAGGCAGAAGGGTgtacatgctggtctccatgagggcaaaGGGGGgctaccaaaaaaggacagggtgtgCACCCTTCCCAAAGCTTACTTAGCTTAAATCCTAGCTTTTGCCATTTGCAATGTTCTGCATGTTTAGACAGTGTTTTTTCCATCTTTTTGGGAATGGGGCCAGAGCCTTTCTGATTGGTAAAAAGTCtgtcattttgactaaaattgtGGATTAAATTTGCTtagaaattaaaatgaatgctGTAAAAAAATGGACAGTAAAGCTAAAAAGAATGTGATAAAGATCGTTTCTTTATCAATACACCATTTGATCTTTTAAAACAGATATCAAAACAGAAATTgagaatttcaattttcaactCTGGGACGGAAAGTATGTTTAAGCATTGGGAATTTGGCCGTAGGCTGGTGCTCCAAATTGGACAGAAAAAACACACTGTTAGGCATCATCATTTATTATCACTAAGGCATTGTTGGGAAATAgcttattttgttatttattgttatttgttgatgtaaattgtttttcttgtttgtgaaatGTAAACGAAATGATTTGTAatgtctacatgtatatcaaaattgtttataCGTACAtcaattttgcaatattttggtaCATACTATATATAGATATTTCTTATAATAGAAGTACACAACTTATTGTCCTTAATATAAATACCTACCTTCTAAAAACTTGCAtgtaaaatgaacaattttactTCTGATGCATACATGgaacattgaacaaaaaaacaacaagaaatattttttaagtccTTATGACTAGAGATTGTGTTTTGCTTGGATATTTTGCATCAAAAAGAAtaggaagtaccttgaaatgaatataaatgatgttggaaacaatttcaaaagggaTATAAACCCCATTACCCTGCCTTTATgcatgaatccctcatacttAAACAGACCCATGGCTAATTTTCTGGATTGACAATTAAAACCCCTGCTATGgaattaaaaatgttgatgaaacttgttttgtcttgattttCTGATTGTATTCTGTGTGTTTCTTTGTACTTATCAAATAAGACTATTGTAAAGAGCAACTATGTTTTACACTTGATAGAAACCTTATAAGTGAGTCCATGGTTGTCAAGTTAGGGCAGGGGTaggtgcactcgcttctcaccaaggcgccATGATGTTTGATTCTGAGGCCAGTCATATGGGAACTTTGTGGCCagacaaatgtatttttcttgGGGTACTCTGTTTTTCCCCATGTTCAAGACCATACATTCATGTATTGTTCTGCAAACGAGTGTTTTACATAATGGTGTAATAACTTGCTTTGCAGTGTTGTTGATTTAATTAGATTAATGAATTGATGTGTAAAAAACTTCATGGAGATATCCTTGTTTGGGAGTTAAACTGTcccaataaaaaagaaaaagaatgtCTAAATTTGTGTCAAACTGTCGACTTTCCAGGGGAAAAAAAGAAGTCATTTTGACACCTGATATGCTATCACACCTGTctgaaacatatgtttaaacagTCTTATAAGAAGCATGTTTAACGAGACATGTCCATAgctaaattaaaaacaactgaGCTATAATAATactcatttttagcttgactattcgaagaataggtgggctatactactcgccccagcgtcggcgtccggttcaagttttagggcaagttgggattttcacttataagtccaaaaccctacattcaattgacttaatacttcacacagttgttcagggccatcacatgatgaggttagataactccatattatcttttatagaaattatggcccctgattgactatggaacttgggttaaagttttagggcaagttggaatatttattaataacttctatatcctttgttcaattgacttaaaacttcacacagttgttcagggccatcccACAATGAAGTtatataactccatattatcctaaatacaagttatggcccctgattgacttaggttaaagttttagggcaggttaaagttttagggcaagttgggattttcacttaaaactccaataccattcattcaattgacttaatacggTACTTCACatagatgttcagagccatcccataatgaggttaaataactccatattatcttttatacaaattatggcccctgattgactatggaacttgggttaaagttttagggcaggttgggataatgtttaataacttctatacccttcattcaattgacttaatacttcacacaattgttcaggaccatcacccaatgaggtaacataactccatatccttaatacaagttatggcccctgattgacttaggttaaagttttaggcaagtaaaagttaagggcaagttgggattttaataaaaacaacttctataccgttcattaaatgcacttaataaaattcaaaattatttacgaccatcttacaacaagaaaaataactccgttttaagcctaaatacaagttatggcccttgattttttttttttttttcctttgaaaggcatatttgtatattcttaaccacattttcataatgggaaatcaagttatttgaatgacttgcgtcattgtttgggcgggctggtgggagggcagcatcaaagtcaccttatgtatcaaataattttagttaggtttgacataaagagaccaaacttggtattattacatctttattgtattctaagtcaaagcggtgtagtcgagcgcgctgtcttgcGACGGCTCTTGTTAGAGGTCATGGTCACTGGAACAGGTTATACTATGTCCCCAGTTTCTAGGTCATTGTCACTCTTGTGGTAAAAGTCCCCTATTTAAAGTGATTCCAAGTTGTAAAATCCTATCCCTAGTCGAAATATCAAGGTCACCCTAAGAGGTAATACCTTGACACCAAATTAAAGGTAAAACTAGTTTGACGGTCAAGGTCAGATTTAGAAGTAAAACATTGACACAAGTATGAAGGTCAAAGGTCCATAAGAGGTAAATATCAAAGGTCAATCACTTGAAGAGGTAAAACCCTACCCAAATTCAAAGGTCAATGCCACCTGTCAACTGATTATGAATAAAGGTCACACTCAAGGTTATAGGTCACTTGCTTGAAAGTGAAACCTTGTCCccagttcaaaggtcaaggtcacactaagtttGTAAAACTTGGTTTCAAGTTCAAAGgtcatgttcatttttaaaggtaAATTCCAGTCCACAGTCACTGATAAGATAATAAAACAGTATTACAGTAAGTAACAAGacatatttgttaaacatatatCCCTCCCCCGAGGGCCATGTTGTccggattatttggacaattgaatgaaatatgcatggactaaaAAGACTGCTGATTGGATGccattaaggcagttttaagaatATGACCATTTAAAGTATGAGAATAGTAGGTTCAGTTtttcatgttcagatgatgactgatatttgcagataaaaatgtatcctcttagcagcagggaataagaaAATATGACGTAAATTTTAATGAAGAGTATGAGTTAcagccttgacctttgactcgatgACCTAAAAAAAAGGGGTCACCCCAAccaaaatgtcaagtttgagggccatgggtgcaggcattgtcgagttatcacacagacaagctttttgcatacaaggtcaatgtgaccttgatctttgacctgaTGACTCCTCGAAGAGCACATGTAGAGATtaagtttaaagaaaatattcaaatacatgtacaataaaaatacagtaacttataaaacttataatatgtcatgttataattgaaatcaccatTTTTCATTTGATCCTAAATCCTTATCTCATTTTTTTATGAGAATTATCTCAGACAAAATTGATAACAAGTCTGATCACTTcaggagttatggccctttattaatCAAACTTTCACCAAATTGACCTTGACAATTCCGATCATACTAGTATATAGTTAGATCCATCTACTATTGAAAATTTCTATCTTGATATCATTTTCTTAAGTTTGATATCCACTTTTTTCAATTGTCTTCAACTGATTCCCATGCCATTGTTATATTCAGATTTACTGATAAAGAAATTGGGTTGCTGAAACAAAATTTCTGCCATATTAAAATTCTTGTAACAGACACAATAGAAAATGGATAATATAACGTGTGTTGCTGTCTCACacaatattcaatataacaaaatattgataataaagatctggcccaaatttctcgaaacttcttaagcttaacaggcttaagtagcttatttcaatcagccaaaatacttgaatatgattttgatagatgaaaaattgtttattgtgattatcttAAAGATAATTACTATCCTatgtataaaaactcttaaagaagtaaatattacacaaattattggaaagcaaaaatagtgagcttagcttaatcctgttataagggacttaagaagtttcgagaaataggGGCCTGATATAATTGCGTCTGACAATTTTTCTAcgtttaaatgtaacaaatgaTTCTTTAGAAGTCCTAGTCTTGAGCGAATCTTTATCAAACCCTAATAATTGTGGATGGTATGAAAACTCCATGCTTCAACATTAAGGTAAACCATCCATTATTAGAATGCAATGATGGGTCAGTGCATTTTAGATATTGACTTAGAAGTTATTTCTATGATTAAAAGTCCCCTACTGCATTCACTGGAGGGGACTTAAGGTTTACCCGCcatccgtccgtctgtctgtccggtAAGTAACAAAGTATCAAAGCTAGGTTAATGAAGCTTAGTATGTGGAAAgagggcaatatggagattatgctcgttagtttatttttttcgtcagtaatgcagagttatggcccttgacttattaaaaataaagccAATTTGGTCCTGTTATAActcaaacaagagggccatgatggccctaaatcgctcacctgagtaaaagagtttaacctttgttattaatatagcttgtttctcaaagaatattgaacaagagctgtcaaagtatgtgacaaatgccccccaatgtgacattgatctatgaacaagtacataaaaagttgatcttgcctttatgtgtcaaatacatattgcaagttatattaaattgcctctgagcatagaaaaaaacaacaatcatactaaatgacagccaacactctttatgtcctcatattcagcattccattgtgaataaacacttagtgtatctttcaccttagaggtagggacatgggtcttgcacatgacacgttgtcttggtatgtcgaaaacaattttgaccccagggctaaagtttgaacaatcttaatagtggtccgataaacaatgcttcataccaaatatctaaggccttcgccttttggtttcggagaagaagattttataagttttcatcatatacatatataaggaaacccatgaccgcccgggtggggccattttttgaccccagggccaaagattgaacaatattggtacaagtcaactagatgatatatcatgccaaatatctaagctcttgtcactacttgattttacgtgtgtatctatatatgtatattcagggcttctaaaactttggaacctcaatcggtccaGACCCGGGGACAATCGGTCTTGACCCAGcgacaacccccccccccccccgaaaaaaagaaagacccgttcaaaagtctgattacttagaaatgtcacacattttcgcgacatcttttctgtcaatattttttcgcgATGTCGCAATTCCTAAGAGGGTTCAAAGCCGCTTAGCCGATTcagatagtcattgatacattgtacaagcttaattcaaatgagattctcataTAGTTCTGCGGCGTTTCTAATAAGAAAGACTGCGATCGTAAATAACTGTGGCTGTCGAAAAGAGatcagacgacaaaaagtgaaacagtattatgatttatttgcttaatgcatctacagtgggtcaacattcaactgatactcttgaataatatttatatatctagatttataatcggggcTTCAAGCTATAAGTGTGAtatcgacaacgattttttcattactgcgaattaaaatgacgtaagcggcGCACTCAGCTTCCAGactatgtagttaatcaagcgtgtcgctgttgatatcctatatatgactaggttcggattaacaatgacatatgcacatttaaatttaacagtttggtaatcaacaaacggatatatcatgtaatgatcgacgacaacatagcatattcatattgccatgtgaaaatatggaccgatttcAACACTAaatcaggatagctgcaagcacacAATTAACGCATAGTtggtttaattgtgtcttctgcgacctaccaatacacgtgattggaccgattgcaagcgtctgctaattaacagataggctatagagtgatcagtgtagcggaaaaagcagctggtcgcatcAGTCACATGGTAtctaagacacttttatgacctactgggggtagttttgaatgtgttaaCGACCcatgaatatttgtgtattacaatttctgcaACTTTTACTGGCCtagtcgttttggaccgaaattataaaaaaaaatgacaaaatttcggaccgattttttttacactttttggaactgaaatcggtctggcttggtcaaaatcggtccagaccggcaaatttccggtttttagaagctctgtgtatatttgttattaattgttgtatgtggcccatattgaaaattggtatgtgtactaaatatgttatccagtttaaattaagacgttacttgtctttgtgagttcgaagaagattttttttagttttcactataacacatatagagaaaacccatcagccccggggtgcggccaattttgaccccagggccataatttgaacaaactttgtagaggtccactagacgatgaatcatgccaagtatctaagctctaagccactaagttcagaggagatgatttttgaagttttcactataaacatatagagaaaactcatgacccccgaagggggtggggccaattgtgaccccaaggccataatttgaacaatctttgtagaggtctactagacgatgaatcatgccaaatatctaagctctagtccaagtaagttcagaggagaagatttttgaagttttaactataaacatatagagaataccctaacccccctgggcggggccaattttgaccccaaggccataatttgaacaatctttgtagaggtccactagacgatgaatcaagccaaatatctaagctctaagcagcgtaagttcagaggagatttttgattttttttaatataaacatataga contains:
- the LOC128242196 gene encoding uncharacterized protein LOC128242196, which codes for MEMDEDDDDHMCLHCNLTIHGLENYLIHRKDCKKTARNSTSTTSQKHTFTTSESIAQTLSSAGFYVGQPFPCTTTEFHDLKVSRDTFLNSHDAVSTSFGSSDFPDLSKILPTATLTCNVQTDLLASQINLSVYTNTPSTCTVSPNFDYSPILSTTAQETIKAVNDSPEGADQDHGLLSTVIDLPAKLANERNPGKSGLSPVYNDHMPYGSELCLGKKVENSEKEAVDDFFQSLELMSKSERKVEKDGNINQLPITNILNSLTFSSDEDTIGFSFGDDVSFDSLTDSGDETNPPRTYTGGKWKPGEKPAAYRRNRAFHGGKWPPGKGPHHAKQERKHGPSHRGKNIALIKGLENKPKTRGRKRLTLKPKKKNTATTTNKIYTCNFCEETFDNRFKYSGHCGSETHKEKVFGNNLNKNNENVGKVYKGKHDGINRNIDDKLEGGCGDVNEKLEDAEDNFDQDSENEEEEEDEIQEEDDADTDSYDAESTDKLDHIEPETENADEQDRIGNEIVNQEEIVNQEEIVNQEEIRAKEKEKDHLALIEVHVCLVCDRKFANKYMVAKHLLSSYHRNRSLAEPKAHFEMLEKYNKCIVRFNPYQCAICRYYFNCYEDFQEHCKSDEHVSKCEELTGEIVCTLCGIKTHTHAIMESHMQSADHLDAVRRKNKILILKEQHYKSKCKYCGLEIRSFERLSRHIQLKHADKKPVVGVIKTRWGVRNRPWCQYCERRFSCPSALNRHMKCTHANGPKLYSCKRCSKSYHDKYSLSRHFKSEEHKSYLKHKRLKRHRCDLCDEHFDNARDFHLHEIASLKHYKNKECIEQLAAKVKIEASKVKNENKLVSAEKSLGENTVICNKETGNVVKQVSGESESLEEATDKQSSELNKEISTQIDDKTDEEYFDEEAYVRERETQTNRKPKQKKAGKSEKIFKCDHCDFTVPAYNDLRPHYMEKHSSEIQLCEPCDIIFLSEKAFRVHCSSRSHKTSLGSSSFGTGSKFYECDICKKSFPDENYRDFHNAFMHFHPTSEVALEKITGKNTVTYEKFKEFIDHMDATIHDMREKISCPDCGACVQKVGMIAHLRKHTGEMPFKCKLCTGKSFFSSSSLRRHLLQHFNLTSNHCQICGKEYRKISSFKFHLALHNATDRGEKHVCDVCGMTFPLQKQLTRHKVRHSEKSFKCDYPGCHYKFYFQGELNSHKRVHYQEKTFLCDLCAFSASTRQLLARHKKTHTGERKFHCEYCTYKAGNQTHLKRHMRIHIGAKPFQCPYCNYACNTHENIRKHIIETKKHEGKKVYPCKFCDFATNVANDFHKHIVTNHEKDVGGNFSHNSLAKFAGLYKKELDPNQPEEGTQIIQSTERKATRRTRQNSDDDSDNEVKVVKAKTDEDWNPVKKKRKSKKRKIEHTFKPETSMIKQGLSSPIEAEYAYEVELSTSSMPQPSNRAYTIPNYQPVRVLSRDGLVHNQDGKQVQLTYSGKGEGPQYRRDSKGMVSLLPVHLTSHYRALNQ